The DNA sequence TTCTTTCAGCTTCCATCCAAAGTCCTAATTGCTCATTGTTGGAAGGGAAAGTTTCGTAGTAATAGGTTCTGTCATTGGTTGTATTGGCATTGTTTTGCCCTCCGTTGGAAGAAACAATTTTAAACCAGTCTCCTCTTTTGATATTAGGGGTTCCTTCAAATAAAAGATGTTCAAAAAAGTGTGCGAAGCCGGTTCTTCCTTTTACTTCATCTTTAGCGCCTACATGATACATTACTCCTGTGGTAACTACTGGTGCTGTATTGTCCTGATGAAGAATCACGTGTAAACCGTTTGGTAAATCATACTCTTCGAATTTGATTTGTTGTGCATTCAGCATCATTCCAAAGAAAGCTACAGCAGCAACAGAAAGAAGTCGTTTTTTCATAAAGTCGGAATTGTTTGCCAATAAGTCCCATAAATGCTCTAATTGTTACAGTTCAGCTTGTTTTTCTTTGTTATGTTAAATAGGATTTTACATTTTTTTGATTAAAAAAAATTACCCCTGTAGGTTACAGAGGTAATTTTTATATCAATTAACGTGATATTATTCTTGACAAAAAGGATGGCTTAGAGGTCGGCAGCTGTTTTTGGCACAGCACCAGCCTGTTCCGCATGGTGGTAAGTCTTCACCGCATTGCTTAAGTCCTCCCTTAATGGTTTTTAAACTTTGTCTTGAAATTAATTTTAAGTTTTTCATATCGTTTTAATTTAGTTTTAAACTTGGTGATCACCAGAAAAGCTATTGTTCTACTCTTCTATAGGTGGAAATGAACAGTAAGAAGAATTGATTGGTCGGCAAGCGCTTCCATCACAACACCATCCAGTTCCACATGGCGTACCATCACCGCAATATTTAAGTCCACCTTTGATCATTTTTAAATTTTGTCTTGAAATTGACTTTAAGTTTTTCATATGATTTTAATTTTTAGTTAGTTACTAAGATATATAAATAATTTTAAAGTTGATTATTTTAAGTTTGATTATCTGAATTTTAAATGTAAGTTGATTCCCTTTGCTGAGATAAACTGTACTTTATTGATCAGGATATTGCAACGGAAAAAAATATTTTAGGGGTATTACCACGGGTTGAACTTAAAATCTATAGATGTTATATATAGTTTGAATTCTCCTTTTAATACATTATTTTTGTATTCCCAAATTTTTTGCAGATGGATTACCTGAAAGGATTAAATGAATCACAATACGAAGCCGTTACCACTTTACAAGGACCTTTAATGGTACTTGCAGGAGCTGGTTCGGGAAAAACACGTGTATTGACTATGCGTATCGCCCATTTGATTACAAATGGGATCGATCCTTTCAATATATTATCGCTTACCTTTACCAACAAGGCGGCAAAAGAAATGAAAGAGCGTATTGCAAAAGTGGTAGGACCAGGAAATGCAAGAAGTCTTTGGATGGGAACTTTTCACTCGGTTTTTGCCAGGATTTTAAGAAGCGAGGCTCATTATTTGGGGTATCCTTCCAATTTTACCATCTACGACCAGCAGGATGCTTTGAATGTGATCAGAAAGGTACTGAAAGATATGAATATCGATGCTGATCTTTACAAACCCAAAAAAGTTCAGGCAAGAATTTCCAATTATAAAAATAACCTGATCACGGTAAAAGCCTATTTTAATAATCCGGAATTAATGGAAGCGGATGAAAAGGCAAATATGAAATTTATCGGCAAGATCTATGAGAAATATGTAGAAGCTTGTTTTAAAAACGGAGCGATGGATTTCGATGATTTGTTGTTGAAAACAAATGAACTGCTTACCCGTTTCCCGGAAGTTTTAGCGAAATATCAGGATCGATTCAGATATATTCTGGTAGATGAGTACCAGGATACTAACCATTCACAGTATCTTATTGTAAAAGCACTCGCTTCAAAATTTGAAAATATATGTGTAGTGGGTGATGATGCACAATCAATCTATTCATTCCGTGGTGCCAATATCTACAATATCCTAAATTTTAAAAAGGACTATCCTGATGCGGTAACGGTTTCCCTGGAACAGAATTACCGTTCTACACAAACGATTGTAAATGCAGCGAATGTGGTGATTGCTAAAAACCTGCAGCAGTTTAAAAAGAATGTATTCAGTGAAAATGAGGAGGGAGATAAAATAAAAATCTACCGTTCCCTTTCCGATGCTGATGAAGCTAATTTTGTGGCTGGAAATATCTGGGAGCTTCGTAACAGGGATCAGAGGAAATATAATGATTTCGCTATTTTATACAGAACCAACTCTCAGACGCGTGCTTTTGAAGATGCACTGAGACGTAAAAATATTCCTTACAAAGTATATGGTGGTTTATCTTTCTACCAGAGGAAAGAAGTAAAAGATCTGATTGCTTATTTGCGACTATTGATCAACGAAAATGATTCAGAGGCGCTAATGAGGATTATCAATTATCCTACAAGAGGAATTGGAGAAACAACTCAAAATAAACTGGTTGTTTTTGCAGATGCTCAAAATGTGTCTGTTTCAAAAGTATTGGATAATCTTCCGATGTATTCTCAGCACTTGGGATTCAATAATGGAGTTCTTAATAAGCTGAGCGATTTTTGGTCAATGATCAAGGCTTTCAAAGTATTGTTAAAGACTGAAACAGCTTACAGTGTAGCTATGGAAGTGGCTAAACGAAGCGGTTTGATTAAATTCCTGAAAGATGACGGAACACCTGAAGGAATTTCAAGGGTTGAAAACGTTCAGGAATTGATGAACTCGATGCAGGGTTTTATTGAAGAGCAGATGCAGCTGGAAGATGGAGATCCAAGCTTATCTAATTTCCTGGAAAATATTGCACTTTCTGCAGATACTCAGGCTAAAGAAGAGGAAGACGATATGGTTTCCCTGATGACCATTCACCTTTCTAAAGGATTGGAATTCCCTGTCGTACACCTTGTAGGGATGGAGGAAAATCTTTTCCCTAGTTTTATGAGTTCTGCAACCAGAGAAGATCTGGAAGAAGAAAGGCGTTTGTTTTATGTGGCTTTAACAAGGGCTGAAAAGCAGGCTTTTTTCTCCTATGCCATTTCCCGTTTCCAATGGGGAAAAATTACAGATGCGGAACCTTCAAGATTTTTGAGTGAGGTAGATGAAGAGTATCTGGAATTCATTAATCCGGCTATGGAAAAACGATTCATTAATCAGAGCGGGCTTAAATCCAATATTTTTGATGAGCATCCTTCAGAAATGAAGAGCTTTAAAAGGGTGGAGAAGAAAACAATTGAGAAGAGTGATAATTCAAAGCCTATTGCTGAGCCACGAAAATTG is a window from the Chryseobacterium sp. T16E-39 genome containing:
- a CDS encoding bacteriocin-like protein; translation: MKNLKLISRQSLKTIKGGLKQCGEDLPPCGTGWCCAKNSCRPLSHPFCQE
- a CDS encoding ATP-dependent helicase is translated as MDYLKGLNESQYEAVTTLQGPLMVLAGAGSGKTRVLTMRIAHLITNGIDPFNILSLTFTNKAAKEMKERIAKVVGPGNARSLWMGTFHSVFARILRSEAHYLGYPSNFTIYDQQDALNVIRKVLKDMNIDADLYKPKKVQARISNYKNNLITVKAYFNNPELMEADEKANMKFIGKIYEKYVEACFKNGAMDFDDLLLKTNELLTRFPEVLAKYQDRFRYILVDEYQDTNHSQYLIVKALASKFENICVVGDDAQSIYSFRGANIYNILNFKKDYPDAVTVSLEQNYRSTQTIVNAANVVIAKNLQQFKKNVFSENEEGDKIKIYRSLSDADEANFVAGNIWELRNRDQRKYNDFAILYRTNSQTRAFEDALRRKNIPYKVYGGLSFYQRKEVKDLIAYLRLLINENDSEALMRIINYPTRGIGETTQNKLVVFADAQNVSVSKVLDNLPMYSQHLGFNNGVLNKLSDFWSMIKAFKVLLKTETAYSVAMEVAKRSGLIKFLKDDGTPEGISRVENVQELMNSMQGFIEEQMQLEDGDPSLSNFLENIALSADTQAKEEEDDMVSLMTIHLSKGLEFPVVHLVGMEENLFPSFMSSATREDLEEERRLFYVALTRAEKQAFFSYAISRFQWGKITDAEPSRFLSEVDEEYLEFINPAMEKRFINQSGLKSNIFDEHPSEMKSFKRVEKKTIEKSDNSKPIAEPRKLKPVSTAKIINPSGASSQDIEIGDKVRHDRFGIGEVTFLDGTDPQNIKAKVIFMHEGEKNLILKYAKLTKI